The Myxococcaceae bacterium JPH2 genome has a window encoding:
- a CDS encoding RidA family protein: MSTRERVDSSKAPEPVGLYPHARRVGNLLFLSGVGPRERGSKKIPGVELDAEGNITSYDIETQCHSVFRNVRYILEDAGSSWDRLVDVTVYLTDMKKDFPTYNRLWAEYFKDAQPCRTTLEINRLPTPIAIELKCIATLGDE; this comes from the coding sequence GTGAGCACCCGCGAGCGAGTCGACTCGTCCAAGGCCCCGGAACCGGTGGGCCTCTATCCCCATGCGCGGCGCGTGGGCAACCTGCTGTTCCTCTCCGGCGTCGGCCCGCGCGAGCGCGGCAGCAAGAAGATCCCCGGCGTGGAGCTGGATGCAGAGGGCAACATCACCTCGTATGACATCGAGACGCAGTGCCACTCGGTGTTCCGCAACGTGCGCTACATCCTGGAGGACGCGGGCTCGTCGTGGGACCGGCTGGTGGACGTGACGGTGTACCTCACCGACATGAAGAAGGACTTCCCCACCTACAACCGCCTGTGGGCCGAGTACTTCAAGGACGCGCAGCCCTGCCGCACCACGCTCGAGATCAATCGGCTGCCCACGCCCATCGCCATCGAGCTCAAGTGCATCGCCACCCTCGGAGATGAATGA
- the nbaC gene encoding 3-hydroxyanthranilate 3,4-dioxygenase codes for MGRLTPINFKKWIDEHRHLLKPPVGNQQVWADREFMVTVVGGPNARTDFHINEGEEFFYQLEGDITLRVIDEGEVRDIPIQEGDIFLLPPKVPHSPQRPPGTVGLVLERRRQPQELDGFLWRCPQCGTTLYEEYLHVTNLVTQLPPIFQRFYGNPEHCTCKQCGTRVTQANKPAK; via the coding sequence ATGGGACGCCTGACGCCCATCAACTTCAAGAAGTGGATCGACGAGCACCGCCACCTGCTCAAGCCCCCCGTGGGCAATCAGCAGGTGTGGGCGGACCGCGAGTTCATGGTCACCGTGGTGGGCGGCCCCAACGCGCGCACGGACTTCCACATCAACGAGGGCGAGGAGTTCTTCTACCAACTGGAGGGAGACATCACCCTGCGCGTCATCGACGAGGGCGAGGTCCGCGACATCCCCATCCAGGAGGGCGACATCTTCCTGTTGCCGCCCAAGGTGCCGCACTCGCCGCAGCGTCCGCCGGGCACGGTGGGGCTGGTGCTGGAGCGGCGCCGGCAACCGCAGGAGCTGGATGGCTTCCTGTGGCGCTGCCCCCAGTGCGGCACCACGCTCTATGAAGAGTACCTCCACGTCACCAACCTGGTGACGCAGCTGCCGCCCATCTTCCAGCGCTTCTACGGCAACCCCGAGCACTGCACCTGCAAGCAGTGCGGGACGCGCGTCACCCAGGCGAACAAGCCGGCGAAATGA